From Anopheles funestus chromosome 3RL, idAnoFuneDA-416_04, whole genome shotgun sequence, a single genomic window includes:
- the LOC125771731 gene encoding uncharacterized protein CG5098 isoform X1 → MSGHNPPHGRLGQPNTTWNPLQVPSYVPRQPQLAHMSSERSMARSPLTWPTPPTTHQDKVYSLMNNLEMNPLLQGYGRNVGMPLGSVDLTLSSASRSTPSPKGVHNNIPTASTSSSHSTHTSSSSATSTLPSNIPTSGVHSMAADSGLTGSNHQSRTAGTSVVPSSGGVIQSTTVAALKERMQGAGSIGLPPSGAGTTSNNFGMTNTINDGSNSTIGASMVRGGNGFGAGLSNRTASDLAALVSGGLLVKDAKQINSEMDSKNGRDCFSHISDSADLVKEFVFQTMHCSALSVSPKRTSPARSSVQSALSPTRSRSPPLNLLLGPSTIDGGGKLGVDCLNSTFPLPSNNTAVPSLSLSTESTTPAAPLDGTDIGTVTARAIGSLLAGTGSELATGTSIPCPINPSASPTGNSMASSEDSVDSSNSRSNSTRRRRKPEKTNKMNAAFPLEDGKPLFPVAGKPVDGGIVGLDELDSLRPNHTARNDITALAIEGINALSHGLSGAQCDLSQGAPLVSMSENNAREASGMHTPHDIFLPHHAQRKPPAEMSQDQQKLLETLIQSNMNNNGTGPSTIGTGLHTSTASALASATVSDTAENANALPKQHVTNDCETIDKIAAMVSSTNAMARKFLLDKVTEPTNDNGIVGSMANTPEMNCNGPAPLEKSTAHEEKNGRKGDKKANASDSSYEEVENKLEEMFAGIEEQPGNCVGSDVHKESTDTGDNHMTAGKLASSIGHDHATDVADGDVMKQLSNDLLLASRASDASDHPMHTDIPACSSNGSGKKPLTPAQKRSIGSKAIAQPAGEMITSTPAAKRKRGPKKKSNAHSKPAISPFMEPAGPPMLGLKALSNKKKGKKGAAAGTGKKGGKAAATKGKPWSKSDDRETSGGTAWSAGAAAAASIEANGKYKGPYVQVRSDGCHTVINAPLNEEDSEKTQNKTKKFSNSLNSSERSKIRGLHVSTLSTKYDADTTDTSWMCVFCKTGPHKFRLGDLFGPYIISTGSSEFVQSQVDVDYFSVRRTRDDLESNQAKQKRAAEKLKEQQQCGTKSKKRKNEKGAAVNVGPFPVPGPSNTKEMPVKEEKCDDTLGAEQHTSTEIFYGMIKASDNTYEVWTHEDCLVWAPGVYMVGTRIVGLEAAIWNCCRHQCQLCRNYGAVLSCLHQGCQAKAHYICGHKQSWKMTEDFQSFCQLHATAKEPSGDGSDDVASSSQEAAAAPAATAKQPKKEGKAGKKAVVSLTTSAS, encoded by the exons ATGTCTGGCCACAATCCGCCACACGGTCGACTGGGACAACCGAACACTACATGGAATCCGTTACAG GTGCCGTCGTACGTTCCCCGACAACCGCAGCTGGCACACATGTCGAGCGAAAGATCGATGGCACGCTCTCCTTTAACGTGGCCTACACCACCGACAACGCATCAGGATAAGGTGTACAGCCTAATGAAT AACCTTGAAATGAATCCACTATTGCAAGGGTACGGGCGTAACGTTGGTATGCCGCTGGGATCGGTCGATCTGACACTGTCATCCGCCTCACGCAGCACACCCTCACCGAAAGGGGTCCACAACAATATTCCGACTGCTTCCACGAGTTCGTCACATTCGACGCATACCTCTTCGTCTTCAGCAACGTCAACACTGCCATCAAACATTCCCACCAGTGGCGTTCACAGCATGGCCGCGGATAGTGGCCTTACTGGAag TAATCACCAATCGCGAACTGCTGGCACCTCAGTCGTACCCTCTTCGGGCGGTGTAATCCAATCGACCACGGTGGCAGCACTGAAAGAACGCATGCAAGGTGCCGGCAGTATCGGTTTGCCGCCTAGTGGTGCTGGAACCACATCCAACAACTTTGGTATGACGAATACAATCAACGACGGTAGTAATAGCACGATCGGTGCCAGTATGGTACGGGGAGGCAATGGTTTCGGTGCCGGTTTGAGCAATCGCACAGCGAGTGACCTTGCCGCACTCGTGTCGGGCGGTCTGCTAGTAAAGGATGCGAAGCAAATCAACAGCGAAATGGATAGTAAAAATGGTCGAGATTGT TTTTCGCACATTTCCGACTCGGCCGACTTGGTAAAGGAGTTCGTTTTCCAAACGATGCACTGCAGCGCGTTGTCGGTTTCACCAAAGCGAA CATCTCCAGCAAGATCGTCAGTGCAGTCGGCTTTAAGCCCAACTAGGAGTCGCAGCCCGCCGTTAAACTTATTGCTCGGCCCGTCCACCATCGACGGTGGTGGTAAGCTCGGTGTGGATTGTTTGAACAGTACGTTTCCCTTGCCGAGCAACAATACTGCTGTGCCATCATTGTCGCTGAGTACGGAATCTACCACACCCGCTGCACCGTTGGACGGGACCGATATTGGCACCGTAACGGCACGAGCGATTGGATCATTGCTAGCCGGTACTGGTAGCGAACTAGCTACCGGCACATCCATACCTTGCCCTATCAATCCTTCCGCTTCGCCGACCGGAAACAGTATGGCGTCGAGCGAAGATTCGGTCGATTCGTCCAACAGCAGAAGCAACAGCacgcgaagaagaagaaagcccgaaaaaaccaacaaaatgaACGCGGCATTTCCGCTAGAGGACGGAAAACCACTGTTCCCTGTTGCGGGCAAACCGGTCGACGGTGGGATTGTAGGACTGGACGAGTTGGATAGTTTGCGCCCGAACCATACGGCTCGAAACGATATTACCGCACTAGCGATCGAAGGTATTAATGCGCTCAGCCACGGTCTATCCGGGGCACAGTGCGATCTTAGTCAAGGTGCACCGCTGGTCAGCATGTCGGAGAATAATGCACGGGAAGCGAGCGGTATGCATACGCCGCACGATATCTTCCTGCCGCATCATGCGCAACGAAAGCCACCAGCGGAAATGTCCCAGGATCAACAGAAGCTACTAGAAACCCTTATCCAAAGCAATATGAACAATAATGGCACAGGACCGTCAACGATCGGTACCGGTTTGCATACATCCACTGCATCGGCATTGGCTAGTGCCACGGTTTCGGACACGGCAGAAAATGCAAACGCCCTGCCAAAGCAGCACGTCACGAATGATTGTGAAACGATCGATAAAATAGCCGCCATGGTATCGTCTACGAATGCGATGGCACGAAAGTTTTTGCTAGACAAAGTGACGGAACCAACGAACGATAATGGTATCGTCGGATCGATGGCAAACACGCCCGAAATGAACTGCAATGGACCTGCACCGCTTGAAAAGAGTACGGCGCATGAGGAGAAAAATGGCCGAAAGGGGGATAAAAAGGCAAATGCTTCTGATAGTAGCTATGAAGAG GTCGAAAATAAGCTCGAAGAAATGTTTGCGGGCATTGAAGAGCAGCCGGGAAATTGCGTCGGGTCGGACGTACACAAGGAATCGACGGACACTGGTGATAATCATATGACCGCCGGAAAGTTAGCGTCTTCGATCGGCCATGATCACGCGACAGATGTTGCAGATGGTGACGTAATGAAGCAGCTGTCGAATGATTTATTATTAGCGAGCCGGGCGAGTGACGCAAGTGACCATCCGATGCATACCGACATCCCGGCCTGTTCCAGCAATGGTAGCGGGAAGAAACCACTAACTCCAGCACAAAAGCGTAGCATCGGAAGTAAAGCGATCGCACAACCGGCGGGTGAAATGATCACCAGCACACCGGCAGCGAAACGTAAGCGTGGGCCTAAAAAGAAATCGAACGCACACAGCAAACCCGCCATCAGCCCGTTTATGGAACCGGCGGGGCCCCCCATGTTGGGCCTAAAGGCATTGAGTaacaaaaagaagggaaagaaaggTGCTGCCGCCGGTACGGGTAAGAAAGGAGgtaaagcagcagcaacaaaaggaaaaccatGGAGCAAGTCTGATGATCGTGAAACGTCAGGAGGCACCGCATGGTCTGCAggggctgctgctgctgctagtatAGAAGCAAACGGGAAGTACAAGGGGCCTTACGTACAGGTCCGGTCGGACGGATGCCATACCGTCATAAATGCGCCCCTCAACGAGGAGGACAGTGAGAAGACGCAAAACAAGACGAAAAAGTTCAGCAACAGTCTCAACAGTTCGGAGCGAAGTAAAATTCGCGGTCTGCATGTGAGCACACTCAGCACCAAATACGATGCGGACACGACCGATACGAGctggatgtgtgtgttttgtaaaacGGGCCCGCACAAATTTCGGCTCGGCGATCTGTTCGGTCCGTACATCATAAGCACCGGTTCCAGCGAGTTCGTACAGAGCCAGGTCGATGTGGATTACTTTAGTGTGCGTCGAACGCGTGACGATCTTGAATCGAACCAGGCGAAACAAAAGCGTGCTGCTGAGAAGCTGAAAGAGCAGCAACAGTGTGGC ACGAAAAGTAAAAAgcggaaaaacgaaaaaggagCGGCAGTAAATGTTGGCCCGTTTCCCGTACCAGGACCGAGCAACACGAAGGAAATGCCAGTTAAGGAGGAGAAATGTGACGATACCCTCGGTGCGGAACAGCATACATCGACAGAAATTTTTTACGGCATGATCAAAGCAAGTGATAACACGTACGAGGTATGGACGCACGAAGACTGCTTAGTGTGGGCCCCCGGCGTTTACATGGTAGGGACGCGCATCGTCGGTCTAGAGGCGGCCATCTGGAACTGCTGTCGGCACCAGTGCCAGCTGTGCCGAAACTATGGTGCTGTGTTGAGCTGTCTGCATCAGGGCTGTCAGGCGAAGGCGCACTACATCTGTGGCCACAAACAAAGCTGGAAGATGACTGAAGATTTCCAATCGTTTTGTCAACTGCACGCAACTGCGAAAGAACCTAGTGGTGATGGTAGTGACGATGTAGCCTCCAGCAGTCAGGAAGCTGCAGCAGCACCGGCAGCAACGGCGAAGCAACCGAAAAAGGAAGGCAAGGCAGGTAAGAAGGCGGTGGTTAGTTTGACAACGAGTGCGTCATGA
- the LOC125771731 gene encoding uncharacterized protein CG5098 isoform X2 yields MSGHNPPHGRLGQPNTTWNPLQVPSYVPRQPQLAHMSSERSMARSPLTWPTPPTTHQDKVYSLMNNLEMNPLLQGYGRNVGMPLGSVDLTLSSASRSTPSPKGVHNNIPTASTSSSHSTHTSSSSATSTLPSNIPTSGVHSMAADSGLTGSNHQSRTAGTSVVPSSGGVIQSTTVAALKERMQGAGSIGLPPSGAGTTSNNFGMTNTINDGSNSTIGASMVRGGNGFGAGLSNRTASDLAALVSGGLLVKDAKQINSEMDSKNGRDCFSHISDSADLVKEFVFQTMHCSALSVSPKRTSPARSSVQSALSPTRSRSPPLNLLLGPSTIDGGGKLGVDCLNSTFPLPSNNTAVPSLSLSTESTTPAAPLDGTDIGTVTARAIGSLLAGTGSELATGTSIPCPINPSASPTGNSMASSEDSVDSSNSRSNSTRRRRKPEKTNKMNAAFPLEDGKPLFPVAGKPVDGGIVGLDELDSLRPNHTARNDITALAIEGINALSHGLSGAQCDLSQGAPLVSMSENNAREASGMHTPHDIFLPHHAQRKPPAEMSQDQQKLLETLIQSNMNNNGTGPSTIGTGLHTSTASALASATVSDTAENANALPKQHVTNDCETIDKIAAMVSSTNAMARKFLLDKVTEPTNDNGIVGSMANTPEMNCNGPAPLEKSTAHEEKNGRKGDKKANASDSSYEEVENKLEEMFAGIEEQPGNCVGSDVHKESTDTGDNHMTAGKLASSIGHDHATDVADGDVMKQLSNDLLLASRASDASDHPMHTDIPACSSNGSGKKPLTPAQKRSIGSKAIAQPAGEMITSTPAAKRKRGPKKKSNAHSKPAISPFMEPAGPPMLGLKALSNKKKGKKGAAAGTGKKGGKAAATKGKPWSKSDDRETSGGTAWSAGAAAAASIEANGKYKGPYVQVRSDGCHTVINAPLNEEDSEKTQNKTKKFSNSLNSSERSKIRGLHVSTLSTKYDADTTDTSWMCVFCKTGPHKFRLGDLFGPYIISTGSSEFVQSQVDVDYFSVRRTRDDLESNQAKQKRAAEKLKEQQQCGTKSKKRKNEKGAAVNVGPFPVPGPSNTKEMPVKEEKCDDTLGAEQHTSTEIFYGMIKASDNTYEVWTHEDCLVWAPGVYMVGTRIVGLEAAIWNCCRHQCQLCRNYGAVLSCLHQGCQAKAHYICGHKQSWKMTEDFQSFCQLHATAKEPSGDGSDDVASSSQEAAAAPAATAKQPKKEGKAASRLHFRIL; encoded by the exons ATGTCTGGCCACAATCCGCCACACGGTCGACTGGGACAACCGAACACTACATGGAATCCGTTACAG GTGCCGTCGTACGTTCCCCGACAACCGCAGCTGGCACACATGTCGAGCGAAAGATCGATGGCACGCTCTCCTTTAACGTGGCCTACACCACCGACAACGCATCAGGATAAGGTGTACAGCCTAATGAAT AACCTTGAAATGAATCCACTATTGCAAGGGTACGGGCGTAACGTTGGTATGCCGCTGGGATCGGTCGATCTGACACTGTCATCCGCCTCACGCAGCACACCCTCACCGAAAGGGGTCCACAACAATATTCCGACTGCTTCCACGAGTTCGTCACATTCGACGCATACCTCTTCGTCTTCAGCAACGTCAACACTGCCATCAAACATTCCCACCAGTGGCGTTCACAGCATGGCCGCGGATAGTGGCCTTACTGGAag TAATCACCAATCGCGAACTGCTGGCACCTCAGTCGTACCCTCTTCGGGCGGTGTAATCCAATCGACCACGGTGGCAGCACTGAAAGAACGCATGCAAGGTGCCGGCAGTATCGGTTTGCCGCCTAGTGGTGCTGGAACCACATCCAACAACTTTGGTATGACGAATACAATCAACGACGGTAGTAATAGCACGATCGGTGCCAGTATGGTACGGGGAGGCAATGGTTTCGGTGCCGGTTTGAGCAATCGCACAGCGAGTGACCTTGCCGCACTCGTGTCGGGCGGTCTGCTAGTAAAGGATGCGAAGCAAATCAACAGCGAAATGGATAGTAAAAATGGTCGAGATTGT TTTTCGCACATTTCCGACTCGGCCGACTTGGTAAAGGAGTTCGTTTTCCAAACGATGCACTGCAGCGCGTTGTCGGTTTCACCAAAGCGAA CATCTCCAGCAAGATCGTCAGTGCAGTCGGCTTTAAGCCCAACTAGGAGTCGCAGCCCGCCGTTAAACTTATTGCTCGGCCCGTCCACCATCGACGGTGGTGGTAAGCTCGGTGTGGATTGTTTGAACAGTACGTTTCCCTTGCCGAGCAACAATACTGCTGTGCCATCATTGTCGCTGAGTACGGAATCTACCACACCCGCTGCACCGTTGGACGGGACCGATATTGGCACCGTAACGGCACGAGCGATTGGATCATTGCTAGCCGGTACTGGTAGCGAACTAGCTACCGGCACATCCATACCTTGCCCTATCAATCCTTCCGCTTCGCCGACCGGAAACAGTATGGCGTCGAGCGAAGATTCGGTCGATTCGTCCAACAGCAGAAGCAACAGCacgcgaagaagaagaaagcccgaaaaaaccaacaaaatgaACGCGGCATTTCCGCTAGAGGACGGAAAACCACTGTTCCCTGTTGCGGGCAAACCGGTCGACGGTGGGATTGTAGGACTGGACGAGTTGGATAGTTTGCGCCCGAACCATACGGCTCGAAACGATATTACCGCACTAGCGATCGAAGGTATTAATGCGCTCAGCCACGGTCTATCCGGGGCACAGTGCGATCTTAGTCAAGGTGCACCGCTGGTCAGCATGTCGGAGAATAATGCACGGGAAGCGAGCGGTATGCATACGCCGCACGATATCTTCCTGCCGCATCATGCGCAACGAAAGCCACCAGCGGAAATGTCCCAGGATCAACAGAAGCTACTAGAAACCCTTATCCAAAGCAATATGAACAATAATGGCACAGGACCGTCAACGATCGGTACCGGTTTGCATACATCCACTGCATCGGCATTGGCTAGTGCCACGGTTTCGGACACGGCAGAAAATGCAAACGCCCTGCCAAAGCAGCACGTCACGAATGATTGTGAAACGATCGATAAAATAGCCGCCATGGTATCGTCTACGAATGCGATGGCACGAAAGTTTTTGCTAGACAAAGTGACGGAACCAACGAACGATAATGGTATCGTCGGATCGATGGCAAACACGCCCGAAATGAACTGCAATGGACCTGCACCGCTTGAAAAGAGTACGGCGCATGAGGAGAAAAATGGCCGAAAGGGGGATAAAAAGGCAAATGCTTCTGATAGTAGCTATGAAGAG GTCGAAAATAAGCTCGAAGAAATGTTTGCGGGCATTGAAGAGCAGCCGGGAAATTGCGTCGGGTCGGACGTACACAAGGAATCGACGGACACTGGTGATAATCATATGACCGCCGGAAAGTTAGCGTCTTCGATCGGCCATGATCACGCGACAGATGTTGCAGATGGTGACGTAATGAAGCAGCTGTCGAATGATTTATTATTAGCGAGCCGGGCGAGTGACGCAAGTGACCATCCGATGCATACCGACATCCCGGCCTGTTCCAGCAATGGTAGCGGGAAGAAACCACTAACTCCAGCACAAAAGCGTAGCATCGGAAGTAAAGCGATCGCACAACCGGCGGGTGAAATGATCACCAGCACACCGGCAGCGAAACGTAAGCGTGGGCCTAAAAAGAAATCGAACGCACACAGCAAACCCGCCATCAGCCCGTTTATGGAACCGGCGGGGCCCCCCATGTTGGGCCTAAAGGCATTGAGTaacaaaaagaagggaaagaaaggTGCTGCCGCCGGTACGGGTAAGAAAGGAGgtaaagcagcagcaacaaaaggaaaaccatGGAGCAAGTCTGATGATCGTGAAACGTCAGGAGGCACCGCATGGTCTGCAggggctgctgctgctgctagtatAGAAGCAAACGGGAAGTACAAGGGGCCTTACGTACAGGTCCGGTCGGACGGATGCCATACCGTCATAAATGCGCCCCTCAACGAGGAGGACAGTGAGAAGACGCAAAACAAGACGAAAAAGTTCAGCAACAGTCTCAACAGTTCGGAGCGAAGTAAAATTCGCGGTCTGCATGTGAGCACACTCAGCACCAAATACGATGCGGACACGACCGATACGAGctggatgtgtgtgttttgtaaaacGGGCCCGCACAAATTTCGGCTCGGCGATCTGTTCGGTCCGTACATCATAAGCACCGGTTCCAGCGAGTTCGTACAGAGCCAGGTCGATGTGGATTACTTTAGTGTGCGTCGAACGCGTGACGATCTTGAATCGAACCAGGCGAAACAAAAGCGTGCTGCTGAGAAGCTGAAAGAGCAGCAACAGTGTGGC ACGAAAAGTAAAAAgcggaaaaacgaaaaaggagCGGCAGTAAATGTTGGCCCGTTTCCCGTACCAGGACCGAGCAACACGAAGGAAATGCCAGTTAAGGAGGAGAAATGTGACGATACCCTCGGTGCGGAACAGCATACATCGACAGAAATTTTTTACGGCATGATCAAAGCAAGTGATAACACGTACGAGGTATGGACGCACGAAGACTGCTTAGTGTGGGCCCCCGGCGTTTACATGGTAGGGACGCGCATCGTCGGTCTAGAGGCGGCCATCTGGAACTGCTGTCGGCACCAGTGCCAGCTGTGCCGAAACTATGGTGCTGTGTTGAGCTGTCTGCATCAGGGCTGTCAGGCGAAGGCGCACTACATCTGTGGCCACAAACAAAGCTGGAAGATGACTGAAGATTTCCAATCGTTTTGTCAACTGCACGCAACTGCGAAAGAACCTAGTGGTGATGGTAGTGACGATGTAGCCTCCAGCAGTCAGGAAGCTGCAGCAGCACCGGCAGCAACGGCGAAGCAACCGAAAAAGGAAGGCAAGGCAG CTAGCAGGTTGCATTTCCGCATATTGTAA